The following DNA comes from Salvelinus namaycush isolate Seneca chromosome 39, SaNama_1.0, whole genome shotgun sequence.
AGAATGAATGACACCATGGAACTGACAAAATGTAAATGGAACTTTGActtgttccatgtagaactcagaGAGACAAGGCAACAcattataatatattataaacattccataTAGAATAGTCAACATATTGTTAACATGGTTCTGTATTTAAATAAAAGTGGAAATGGGGGACTTTTTATGGACATGCAAACAAACATTGTAacattgcagtgtgtgtgtgtgtgtgtgtgtgtgtgtgtgtgtgtgtgtgtgtgtgtgtgtgtgtgtgtgtgtgtgtgtgtgtgtgtgtgtgtgtgtgtgtgtgtgtgtgtgtgtgtgtgtatgtgtgtgtgggggggggggggggggggttgtacatTGCTAGTCATGACCACCTTGTTGACCTGATAGCCAGCGAAGTGAGACAAGAAGTCTCACCAACAGCACACATGGGGGACCCCTTGAAATGTTACATTTGATTGGTGgattcaaataaagtatttaaaatgtgtaACACAGTGGATTTATCTGAGGGCCCTTCAGGACCAGACtgatagggagtagggttgacatctatactgtgtaggatgtgtgttttaacttttctacatccataacaaccagctCTCTAGACTTTGATACAGACTCCATGGGCCTTATGGGCCTTCACTACAGatggtgcctgtgtgtgtgtgtttgtgtttgtgtgtgtgtgtgtgtgttgtagtggaAATTTCAATCAAGTGTGGGAGACTTTGTTGTTTCTTCAAACAATGAATCTTTATTTATTATTGCAATAAGGAGTGGTTAACAGACACATCAAGTGTATAGGTTAAGAGACCAACGAAGAAGAGTTGGGTGTCAGTTTATATTAGAAAAGTACAGCCCCCCTTTGGGTGGTGTGACAAACAGAACAACAGCAGTGAGGAAGTACTGGTTGGTTACCTTAAAGGACTATGGAACTGAGAAACTATCATTGGCTTGTGCTGAGGTGCTTGTTGAGAAATGTTGTGCCCTTTCTCAATGCTCATTGTCTCTACACTGTTCTGAAAGAAACCGAAACCATTTGTCCTGCTCGTCTCTTACAGCTTAATTCAGTCTACTGCTAAATATGGAATAACAGCACTTTGTAAGTCCAAAACCAAAGGTCAGTCACGTAGACAAGAGGAAGTGTTCTAGCAGAGGGAGCAAGTCTCATCAGTACATCATATGACTTTagttaaaggggaatggaaacactagGATTTAGAATGCCAGCTAACTGGAACTGTAAATCGCCATATTGGCATTGTTGCGTCACTGGCAGGAGAGAACATGATGGAACTcccaaaaatggctgaatttaCAGAATAGCTCCGAGTCTGAGAATGAGTTTATTACAGAGAATGAAATAATGTTAGTTAGGGAGCCAATAAACCTACTGGAGCCGTTCATGATTTAGCCGCTCGTTGCCCCCGATCAAAGAGTGTGttatagtaacagtaacaacacagaTATGCCGCCTGAAATACCTCAGCTAGAGGGTCGGCGTAGCGgtgagagatgctgggttccggtggaggacgtgtcgGACCCTTCtatgctgcgggagttccaccgtctccttccggatcgccctgcacctcgccctccgggtcgtcctcgaggccggtgtcggcgcgctgctggagccgcgcgtcaaggggggtactgtcacgacttccaccgaagttggttcctctccttgttcgggcagcatCCGGCGGTCGGTGTCGcaggtcttctagccatcgtcaaTCCActtttctttttccatttgtttaatcttgttttcctacacacctgattctcatttccctcattacgtgttctgtatttaaccctctgttcctcccatgtctttgtgtggtattgtttgttgtaagtgcacATGGTTACTGGTGCGCGttgggttttgtacccatgttggTTTATTCTTTATGCCATTGGTTTtgaaattaaactgctccggctattaccgaGTTCTGTTCTCCTGCATCTGACTTCACTGTCACCTGtgacgcaccccttacagtagcTTATAGCTTAGTCATTGGCCCCGCCCCAAGTGAACACAGACATTGGGTGGgaatgatgaaacgtcccctttTCTACTCCAGTATAAAAAACCTGCGACAAAATGTACAAGACCAGAGAGCATGGAGCAGTAGCTTCATGTTGAAAAGGTTGGCAATTTAAATAAAGACCAGTTACGTGCAGCGCCAGCTGAATACGTTACAAATGAAGAAGAAATCTaccactctatagaccagaggaccattcagtctgcagctgtttaaGTACTTTCGTCTGGTAAACGCGACCGATCGAACAAATTAATGGTACTCTGAAAGATTCATTCTGGAGAACATTTCACTATCAAACGACCATTGGTACGTCTGACGTATCGATTATAACAAGCTACAACTATGAAAGACtttgatctctggtggacaaaccagagACTTTCTATCGACTGATTCTCCAGCAGACGGACTGGCgatcacagagagagacaacaaaggcCTACACTCGTAAATATATAAATTGCAATTACTTTTCGAATGAGCGACTGATCATGTGAAAATTGTTAGCATTACCATGAGCCTAGTTATCAGATGTCTGTACACTGTCTTTCCCGCTCTTTAtctgtccccacccctttccaGTGTCTACCAAGCCATCATATCGGgcttagtccactagggacttttcattgcattatgtAGTAACCAATGTATAACCTatcctgtgtgtctgtttgtaattccgtgtgattatttagttagttagtaaataagccaatttgtatatcgctgattcataatttatgctagggttcgtgcagatatccaagggtttgcgacattcagaatatgactgatgaggtaataatacattaataagtgactgtaatcgataagatatgaaaatatctgaagagagTTAAATTCGGGAAATAGTAAATTGTTAAACaacattttcccgtggtgccccgacttcctagttaattactgTTTACGTGATTAGTTTAATCAGATAACAATTACACCTAGAGAATTTATTTGATCatataacagtcttcacattaATGAATAGTCACGTTGCGACACATGCTTATTTATAACTgagataagcaatttcataaatgtgtcaagtacaTCATCTGGATGCtcttcattacacaccacggaccaacaaatattcttatatcaacaacattggaatcactacaaaacttattgtatgacctcttatgcagtatattaggcccagcctttggaactttggttttaatagatatggctactatattgtgatcactacatcctatttGGATCCTgctttaaagcacatttctgcatcattagtaaagatataaTCAATACATGTtcatgatttaattcctgtgctgtgtGTAACTAACCTGGTAGTTTGACTaacaacctgaaccaggttgcagccactagttacagtttgaagctttctcttgagtggacagcctgatgaaagccagtcaatatttaaattaCCCAGAAAATGTACCTCTCTGTTGATGTCACATAACtcatcaagcatttcacacatgttgtccagatactgactattagcacttggtggtctatagcagcgtcccacaagaatgggctttaggtgaggcagttgaacctgtagccatatttcTTCATCAGAATTTAACATGATATCCTCTCTAAgttttacaggaatgtggttctgaatataaatggCCACACCTCCACCTTTGACAGTTCTGTCCTTTATGTAGATCTTATATGCAAGTATTGATTCCGctatatcatcaaaggtattatctgaGTTTCAGAGATTGTAAAATATGAATGTCATttgttactagcaaattattgatttcatgaaccttgttttaagctacatatgttaacgtgggctattttttagcacttttctgggatgattgtttttattgctttcctgggaagcttagcagatgtagacatgctcatgttatttatgttaatacagcgtgagctgcacacagtggacttcctactagggcacacaaACTCATTGCTAACAGTATCACTCTGGTTTACAGGCACAttattactgcatacaatagctgtgggATCAGCAGTCCATCGCAATCTCTCTCTAGCTTTCTGTGGATATAAGATTTTACAAttcttacagtagtgagtggatacatGTTCACACCAAACTGAACCAACAACCCTGGTGTTACAAACAACATTCTCCTCCAACTGATTCACACAGGACCACAGGATCACATGGGATTCTTCATGGCTCCTTTCTAAAATGACTTTCATCTAGGACCAGCCATATAGGCACAAAACCCCTCCAAAGTGGTAAGCCTTAGGTTACCCACTCATTTGAAAAGCTCAACCCATTTATAAAATAGTTTTAAAACACGGCAACTAAAATAATTGAAAAGTGTCAAATGATTTCCTAAATGGCCATTTTGTTCCAGATGCTGTCACATCCCCAGAAGGAGCAGCTGTTTGTATGGCTAGAACCCCAGCTATCAGAGAGGAGCCATTGTCCACATTAATATATGTATGAATACGATTGGACAGTGCACTTTGCTAAATACTAGCAGGTAACACATTGAACATTATCCAGTTGAAATGCAAGTCTATCAAGCAATTCACAAATAATGTAAAGAATTTTGCAATATATTTTCTACAATTTACAGGTAGAGGGGAAAAGTTGAAGTGAAATCTTTCCTCCCGAACATAAATTTTAGCTACACTCAACTTCACATTGAATTCCATGCTAGTACTAAACTTATTTCATGAGCAGGTGTCTGTCTCTGCAGGTTCTTGTGGACCCCTGTGGAGGCAATAGAGGAGTGGAATGGGCCTGGAAAGGGTCAATCAGTGAATCTGTGCAGATTGGATATTCAAACCGTTTTCCAGGTGTCCTGATGCAGGTGAGTTTTTTACAAGTCGTGCGTGTTTTTCTGTCCTCTAGTGACTGAATTAAATCATGGGAACCTGTTTCTAACTCAATATGGCCTGATGTGTAACATTGCATACATTTACGAGAAGGGAGACAGGACTGGTGACTTCTACATTCTAAGTCAGCCTAATTGATGATAGAAGTTTTTTTTTGTTCATGTAATATTTCTGTAGTTGTGCTTTTCCTCATATTTAGTATTTTAGTGtttattaggatctccattagctgctactcttcctggggtccaaacagtgTTAAAGCAGTTACATCACTGTAACGTTCATTCTCCTCCtggtctgaggaggagcaaggatcggaccaatatgcagcgaggtatgaagacataatgatttatttaaagaaaaaacgaacacgaaaaacacttgaggaattacaaaacaacaaaacgacgtaaacagacctgaacatgagaacttacagacaacgaagaacgcacgaacaggaacaaactcacaaacgaaacagtcccgtgtggcataaacactaacacaggaacaatcacccacaaacaaacggtgtgaacagcctaccttaatatggttctcaatcagaggaaacgtaaaacacctgcccctgattgagaaccatatcaggctaattaacaatgaacctaaacatagaaacacataacatagaatgcccacccagctcacgtcctgaccaactaaacaaagacaaaataaaggaaataaggaaCGTGACAATCACAACACCCTACAtcataaataaaacaatacatcATACAATACATTATTAGATCATTGATCTAATATTATACATTTACAATATAAAATCCACAATaaccagtccctccaggatttcgCGCTAATTGGTGATTCTGCGGCCAAAAATGCTTGATTTTACGGCAGCTTTTCTGATATTCTGCGATACATTTTGCAATGGTTTTTTTCACGTTCATTTCATATAAAGTCATATGTGCTCAGTTTTAGGACGATTTTAAGCAGAATACATAATACAAAAACAGTTTAACATCTGAAGTGCTCAATTTTGTTTATTTTCCTGAACAAAAAGATCTGTCATAATCCActcacacattcactcacacacacacctctccatcaGGCTTTGATGCTTGCTATCAACACGAGATGCACCTCccattcccactctctctctaaaaaaacaacaacaaatagaTTAAAAGCTGTTCAATCGCTTTCCATTTGAGGATCGATATTTCTTTCGCGCAAATTGTCTACAAAATACttgattgtgattttttttttttctgaaagggagatttaaaaaaaaaaacagaacgtAAAAATAGTATATTGTGGTTTATATGTACTTTTAAAACAGTATTACCATTTTTAAAAATCCAGAAAGATTGTGCTTTCGTGATCCGTATTAAGTTTTACAGAGTTTAAAACGGCAAAGCTGACAAATTGCACTCAGTGCTTTGAGCAGCGCTCTCCATAGACAGACTCGGGAGAGTAGAATGCCGACCAcactactaaagccaaggttagactggggagagcagagtgccgaccacactactaaagccaaggttagactggggagagcagagggcCGACCAcactactaaagccaaggttagactggggagagcagagggcCGACCAcactactaaagccaaggttagactggggagagcagagggcCGACCAcactactaaagccaaggttagactggggagagcagagggcCGACCAcactactaaagccaaggttagactggggagagcagagggcCGACCAcactactaaagccaaggttagactggggagagcagagtgtCGACCAcactactaaagccaaggttagactggggagagcagagtgccgaccaccctactaaagccagggttagactggggagagcagagtgccgaccaccctactaaagccaaggttagactggggagagcagagtgtCGACCACcatactaaagccaaggttagactggggagagcagagtgtcgaccaccctactaaagccaaggttagactggggagagcagagtgccgaccaccatactaaagccaaggttagactggggagagcagagtgtCGACCACCCTATTAAAGCCagggttagactggggagagcagagtgtcgaccaccctactaaagccaaggttagactggggagagcagagtgtcgaccaccctactaaagacaaggttagactggggagagcagagtgtcgaccaccctactaaagccaaggttagactggggagagcagagtgtCGACCACCCttctaaagccaaggttagactggggagagcagagtgtCGACCACcatactaaagccaaggttagactggggagagcagagggcCGACCACcatactaaagccaaggttagactggggagagcagagggcCGACCACcatactaaagccaaggttagactggggagagcagagggccgaccaccctactaaagccaaggttagactggggagagcagagggccgaccaccctactaaagccaaggttagactggggagagcagagtgtCGACCACcatactaaagccaaggttagactggggagagcagagggccgaccaccctactaaagccaaggttagactggggagagcagagtgtcgaccaccctactaaagccaaggttagcgGAGTAAAAGTTGAGTAAAACGCCACTCACCTTGATTCTTTCAGCGCTTGCCACTGTCTTCCCTGCTACCTCTTCAGTCATGGTGATCTGCTGCTGGTGGGAACTGTTCTGACATTCTCATATGCTTTGGTGATTCGAAGGCACTGTTTATTGTCGACTTTCTCTTGTTTCCAAAAACATTTGGAAATTGTTTCGCACGTTATTTTTGTTGGCAAATGAGATTGATTTCTATTCATTGTACTGCCTGTCAGCCATCAACAATCACCCATTTTCGTACGTGAATACGCTGAcaggccatgggggggggggattttgtTGATGTGTGGTTGGATTGGGCCATTTTCCACGGTAACAGTGCAGTAATTGTTCAAAACTACAAACCCGCTTTCGATTGGACCCTTTTATGCGCTAAAAGTGCGGGGATTGGTCAACATTGCAAGCTCTCGCATAATATGCACTGATTGGTTGATTTTTGTATTGAATTATGCATTCGcggaatcctggagggactgaatAATTTAACATTACAGTGTGTGTCACGGAAACACAAATCCCCTGATTTTAGAGTGAAACGTTGGAAGAAGATCCATGAAATTATATAGTAGACTTTGTCATAGGGATGTCCTAAAATGTACACCGTACAGGAAGATAATTGCATGTCTATTGAAAAGGATCAGTGACATTATGTTAGAATTGGAAAGCATTCTCATTTGCACAATGCTGATTTATGTTTATGTTACATCATGTACTCTCAAATCAACAAACTGCTATTTCTTCTTTATTTAACTTATTTTAAAATAAACCCTAAAAGCATTACCTCTGTCATCGTATTACTTTGTGAAAATATCAGTGCATTATTGGAGGCCACATTCACTGTTTGACAAAATGGAAGAGCGTGAGAACTAATGGAAGAAGATGAAAGCATTTATTAACATTTGCTCATGGATAAACAAACACATGCCACTCATCACATTTGACAAGAAGTAAGAAACACATTTAGATAAGTGAATTAAAAACCGTTATAGTATCATGCTTTACAGTGTCAATCTCAATGCCAAGTTAATGCCATACCTCGAGTAAcagtgtagctgtatagtcttGTGCAGAATTGTTTTTGATACACTTAAGTCTAAAGAAATGACTAGAAATTGGCCCAAACCAATCACTTAAGAAACACTGGGTGAAAGGAAACAAAGGTAGTCCCCCCCTCCCGCCTACTCCCCCTGTCCCcaggataaaagcatctgctaaatggcatttatTATTGTATTGTTATATATCATTATatcaattattttttaaatacaggtCCAGAAATACAAGGTCTTCTTGAAACTGCAACCAGGCTAGGGGTCAATACCATTTCAATTCAGGAGCTAAACTGAAATTCCATCTtttttcaatgcttttcaatgaggaacaATTGGAATTTTCctaaattgaaatggaattgaccccaaccctgagtGCAACTTTTCAAAATGTCCATTGTTACACCATATTATGAGTTCAAGGAAATGCACTTTGGCCTGAAGGATGGTCCTACAACTCTTTAGATCACAGGaggttgctgaggggagaacgggtCATAATAATGGGCAgaacggcgcaaatggaatgaaaacatgtgtttgatgtattttataccattccacCTTTTCCGCTCCAggcattaccacaagcccatcctccccaatgaaggtgccaccatcCTCCTGTGCTTCACCTATTGATGGAGGGACTTTTCAGGGAACAATGAGTTGTCACTAGGGGGTCAACCGTTTTGCTTATTGATGACATTGTCTACTCTTCCAATAAGCAGCAGCATATGAATGACCCTGATGCTGTCTGTGTTCAATGTTCTAGTATTGACTCTGTTGTTGTAATGGCAGAATACGTTCACCGGGTGGAAGCACTGGGACAGCTGAATTTCACAGCAGCATACTGGACATCCTCCTGAATCTGGGGCTGAGGCAGCTGGACGGTGGAGTATAGAGGCACTTCCTGGTTTTTGGAGCCAGAGAAGTGGACGCTGGCATAGTAAACATAATCCTGGTTGTCTGTGTCCGCTGTCTGTGCTGCAGTAGGGGTCATGGCCATGCTTGAGACATTGTCATACACTGGACTAGAGTTTccctgatggagaaagagaggacagacaaaatgaggaagaAAATGTTCCACAAAGCAATACACAGTCATCTTCTGATTCCAACAAACTCACCTGTCCATCGTCTGCTGTGTCTCTTGTGTTGGAGGTGGATTTGGAGGCTTGTTTCCTGTTTTGCACATGAATGAATGAATCAATCAATGTTACTAAagttaaataataaaacaaaaaaagcATCTTCACTTCACTCACCTGAACCACAtgaagccagagagacagaggatgagaaCCAGAACAACCACTGTGATTCCTACAGTTACAGTCATAACTGAGGTTTGTTTCCCTACAATAAAATATGGATGATATGAGTACATGTTATGATATAATAAACTTAAATACAGCACATTAATGCAATACTTGTATAATCCAATGTATAGTTATAAACCAAGGTGCAATAAACCCAAGTATAATGATTCAGATTAGCTTGAAACATGTATAAAAACATATTGTATTGAAAATGTAACTTTACCTGCTACAACAATCATCAGAACTGTAGAGTTCATAGATCCTTTTTTATTCTGGGCCTCACAGTaatattctcctctgtcctcagagaTGATGTTAGTGATGCTGTAACTCTGTCCTGATGCTTTTGGTGAGGTTACgttcttcttgtaccaggtgtatgtgtccacaggtgggttggcatcactgctgcaggtcagagtcactgaactgccctccactatttcaccagagggactgactgacactgaggtgttctttGGGCCATCTGGTGGACAATATGTAACAACATTGTTCATACATAGAGCTGTACATGAGGAGCATCATGGaacttggacttgtgattgaaataaatgaaatattaaTATAAATATATGTAACTTAGACAATAATGTAACAATAGAGTGTTTATGAAGTACTTGtagtcactacagtagtgagaTTAGTACATTCATGGAACTTGGACATAGATTGAAATAACAGATAGAATAGATGAGAGAAGATGTTACTAAAAGAATATAACTGGAGATGTATCACACATACTTACATGTGACAGTGAGAGTCTCTTCAGCAGAGtggagatcctcatggccttCTACAGCACAGGAGTATCTGCCTGCATCCTCACTGCTGACTGGGTTTAGGAACAGACTGTTAGATTGGGTGGTTACATGTCcattcttgtaccagatgtaggtggggttggggttctcagtcagagtacaggtggtgctacaggtcagtgtcaCCTTCTGTCCCTCTGACACAGTGGCAGGAGTCACCTTCACCTGCAGACCTAAATGAAAGAGGATTAAAACACTGAGTATATCATTAAGTAATTGTTCGCAGTATTGATGTGACATGCAGTGTTACCTGTGACAGTCAGAGTTGTTCCAGGGAAGGTGGGCTCCCAGGTTGTCTGATCTGTTCTGAATCTAAACTTATACTCAGCTGAATCCTCctctctcaggtctgtgattctcagggtggaGTCACTCTGCATATTTCCAAGGTACTCCACACGACCTCCAAACCCCGGGTTCAGGATTTGAGGCACCTCATCAAGTTTTCCTTTTGTATACCATTTTGTTTCAGAGACTGTATGACCCCTGGGAAATGTATAAGAGCAGGATATGTCCACTGATGACCCATTCAAGGTACAGACACTCTGATGGGTGTAAGTCACGTGGAAATAACTGTGACCCTCAAAAGCTGAAACACAAGTACATTTTTCAAATGGTGTAAGTATTTAGAACTGTAAAATCAACATCCATTACTCTAAATTAAATAGTAGCCCTATTTCATGTCTGTTTCACTGCACATTAACACTGACCAATGATGTATTGGATGATTTTGACAGACTTTAAAAGGTGTATtagtcacactcacacactggatgAGAATTGATGCCGTttacatcacagtagaagctgtCTTCAGTTTTAAAGTAGACTGAGTATGAGGGGGAGGAGTTCTCTTGTACAATCTTACTGTTcctgtaccagatgtaggtggggttgtcagtcagagtacaggtggtgtTACAGGTCAGTGTCGTTAACCACCATGTAGTGGTCACCTTCACCTGCAGGTCTGGAGTAGATAACAACATTAAAACCATCAATGACCTGTTGTCTAGTTCAAATGAGGCAGGAGTGGACGTTCTCAAATCATCAACTCAGACATTCCAATTATACCATACAttcatttttgtattatttctgTACAAATCAAGACAATTTTCCTGAACCAATGAAACagatcaacactatatataataccactgtacctgtaaca
Coding sequences within:
- the LOC120032454 gene encoding B-cell receptor CD22-like, coding for MVLMLLSTPDLQVKVTTTWWLTTLTCNTTCTLTDNPTYIWYRNSKIVQENSSPSYSVYFKTEDSFYCDVNGINSHPVSFEGHSYFHVTYTHQSVCTLNGSSVDISCSYTFPRGHTVSETKWYTKGKLDEVPQILNPGFGGRVEYLGNMQSDSTLRITDLREEDSAEYKFRFRTDQTTWEPTFPGTTLTVTGLQVKVTPATVSEGQKVTLTCSTTCTLTENPNPTYIWYKNGHVTTQSNSLFLNPVSSEDAGRYSCAVEGHEDLHSAEETLTVTYGPKNTSVSVSPSGEIVEGSSVTLTCSSDANPPVDTYTWYKKNVTSPKASGQSYSITNIISEDRGEYYCEAQNKKGSMNSTVLMIVVAGKQTSVMTVTVGITVVVLVLILCLSGFMWFRKQASKSTSNTRDTADDGQGNSSPVYDNVSSMAMTPTAAQTADTDNQDYVYYASVHFSGSKNQEVPLYSTVQLPQPQIQEDVQYAAVKFSCPSASTR